One stretch of Shewanella sp. Arc9-LZ DNA includes these proteins:
- a CDS encoding PP2C family protein-serine/threonine phosphatase — translation MNIDRALANSIIDETLWFKTNLAVTLSEFNYYLIKKNGQVSCNFSSLCDEHYTRLYQQFKALSLQHSITEIVPLKDDGKMCWVLPFGKESSLFDCIILLNLPAGTESHHVSSLYFRLLYQLKSFQFSEASSQLNAAQVWIRDEIEEISRLQQLMLPDKGIVLSSVKMAYTYKAMKGAGGDYLDIVDLGKSRPDVQGDIGMIIADVSGHGPAAAVETAMIDAILRTFEPKDLNSSSSEVLNYINQHFFTKKPRGSFLTATVMRYNFQEKELIYANAGHPHAYLKKANRLVALDQGGIPIGVLREQNWDTYRVSVDVGDILFVYTDVVIETQNAHKELFGFDRLEKAISAAPDEPEAMLEYLEQQMKQFCGFSEFQDDLTMCAIQFI, via the coding sequence TTGAATATTGATAGAGCATTAGCTAACAGCATTATTGATGAAACCTTATGGTTTAAAACCAATTTGGCAGTCACATTAAGTGAGTTTAATTATTACTTAATTAAAAAAAATGGCCAAGTCAGCTGTAATTTTTCATCCTTGTGTGATGAGCATTACACCCGGCTCTATCAACAATTTAAAGCATTGTCGTTACAACACAGTATTACGGAAATTGTGCCTCTAAAGGACGATGGAAAAATGTGTTGGGTACTGCCTTTTGGTAAAGAATCGAGCTTATTTGACTGTATCATTCTGCTTAATTTACCTGCAGGAACTGAATCGCATCATGTTAGCTCGTTGTATTTTAGGCTTTTGTACCAGCTAAAAAGCTTCCAGTTTTCCGAAGCGTCATCACAACTTAACGCTGCCCAGGTGTGGATCCGCGATGAGATAGAAGAAATTTCGCGCTTGCAGCAATTGATGTTGCCAGACAAAGGTATCGTACTTAGCTCTGTTAAAATGGCTTATACCTATAAAGCGATGAAAGGTGCTGGTGGTGATTATTTAGACATTGTCGACCTTGGTAAAAGTCGCCCGGATGTCCAGGGTGATATCGGAATGATTATTGCTGACGTATCGGGTCACGGCCCCGCCGCGGCAGTAGAAACCGCCATGATAGATGCCATCTTACGCACCTTTGAACCGAAAGATTTAAACAGTAGTTCTTCTGAAGTGCTTAATTATATCAATCAACATTTTTTCACTAAAAAGCCTCGTGGCAGCTTTTTAACCGCTACAGTAATGCGTTATAACTTCCAAGAGAAAGAACTTATTTATGCTAATGCAGGCCATCCTCACGCCTATTTGAAAAAAGCCAACAGGCTGGTTGCCTTAGATCAAGGTGGCATTCCTATAGGGGTACTGCGTGAGCAAAATTGGGATACCTACCGGGTTAGTGTTGATGTAGGTGATATCTTATTTGTGTATACCGATGTGGTCATCGAAACGCAAAATGCCCACAAAGAATTATTTGGTTTCGATCGCTTAGAAAAAGCCATCAGCGCAGCACCCGATGAACCCGAAGCTATGCTGGAGTATCTGGAGCAGCAAATGAAACAGTTTTGCGGTTTTTCAGAGTTTCAGGATGACTTAACCATGTGCGCAATCCAGTTTATCTAA
- a CDS encoding phospholipid-binding protein MlaC: MKSIIFLIMMLVMPSLALAAQEPTERVKLGVTDIISIASNSALSVEQKKQSLSDVIEKHVDIQASAQRVLGKYWRQASDTEKRQFMVLLKGVLVDTYIVLLEQYDNQTVDYTNETIKKKVYASVDTEIHTKENIIPVSYQLYQRNNEWKIYDFVAEGLSMIRTFSNDYKSTLKKSGVTGLNEALAAKLAQK; the protein is encoded by the coding sequence ATGAAATCAATAATTTTTTTAATCATGATGCTAGTGATGCCGTCTCTAGCTTTGGCGGCACAAGAACCAACAGAACGCGTTAAATTAGGTGTGACAGATATCATTAGTATCGCATCAAATAGCGCCTTGTCAGTCGAACAGAAAAAACAATCACTCAGTGATGTGATTGAAAAACACGTCGACATACAAGCCTCTGCACAACGAGTGTTAGGTAAGTATTGGAGACAGGCAAGCGATACCGAAAAACGTCAATTTATGGTGTTGTTAAAAGGAGTATTAGTCGATACCTATATTGTGTTGCTAGAACAGTATGATAATCAAACGGTTGATTACACCAATGAAACAATCAAGAAAAAGGTTTATGCATCGGTAGATACTGAAATTCATACCAAAGAAAATATCATTCCGGTTTCATATCAGCTTTATCAACGTAATAATGAATGGAAAATTTACGATTTTGTTGCTGAAGGTTTATCGATGATCCGTACCTTTAGTAACGACTATAAAAGTACTTTGAAAAAAAGCGGTGTCACTGGTTTGAATGAAGCCCTTGCTGCTAAATTAGCCCAAAAGTAA
- the mlaD gene encoding outer membrane lipid asymmetry maintenance protein MlaD, which yields MKNNYVNFLVGLFVLFGIGALVFMSITIGGASVTNSGNYTLVAKFENSSGLKEGAFVEMSGVRVGLIQSINYDPKAYESVVKISLDNAITVPDDSIASIRTSGIIGDRFVKISTGGSEINMADGEEFIETESSISIEELISKYMFSQDK from the coding sequence ATGAAAAACAATTACGTCAATTTTCTCGTCGGCCTGTTTGTATTATTCGGGATTGGGGCCTTGGTATTTATGTCAATTACCATTGGTGGAGCATCGGTCACTAATAGTGGTAACTACACCTTAGTGGCTAAATTTGAAAATTCTTCAGGTTTAAAAGAAGGTGCCTTTGTCGAAATGTCAGGTGTACGTGTTGGATTAATTCAATCGATTAATTACGACCCTAAAGCGTATGAGTCAGTCGTTAAAATATCATTAGATAATGCGATTACCGTACCTGATGATTCGATAGCCTCTATTCGTACATCAGGTATTATTGGCGACAGATTTGTTAAAATATCTACCGGTGGTTCAGAAATAAACATGGCAGATGGTGAAGAGTTTATTGAAACAGAATCATCAATCAGCATCGAAGAGTTAATAAGCAAATATATGTTTAGTCAGGATAAATAA
- a CDS encoding ABC transporter permease: protein MNALFNSVSNLGAATRKNIESVGLATLFLMRIVSSLFTGLVSFKQVIKQIYFIGNRSLIVIIVAALFTGMVVALQFYDTLVRFGSVDLLGSAVALSLIKELGPVMTALMVIARVGSATCSEIGIMRNEQQFDALDCMAINSYRYVMLPRLLAALFCVPMLTAVFDLVGIGGGYIVGVHIQGESPGAYIQGVMDTISFKDVLVGQIKSLVFGLFIMWIPLYYGFYLHLNQKNMGAEGVSNGTTQAVVMSAIIMLFSDYIVSSLAL, encoded by the coding sequence ATGAATGCCTTGTTTAATTCAGTCAGTAACTTAGGTGCCGCAACGCGTAAAAATATTGAAAGTGTTGGCCTAGCAACGTTATTTTTAATGCGTATCGTCAGCAGCCTATTCACTGGGCTGGTGTCATTTAAGCAAGTGATTAAGCAGATATATTTTATTGGTAATCGGTCTTTAATTGTCATTATTGTTGCGGCGCTCTTTACCGGTATGGTTGTGGCACTGCAGTTTTACGATACCTTAGTGCGATTTGGTTCAGTGGATTTATTGGGTTCGGCAGTTGCCTTGAGCCTGATTAAAGAATTAGGTCCGGTGATGACAGCATTAATGGTAATAGCACGAGTTGGCTCTGCGACCTGTTCAGAAATTGGTATTATGCGTAACGAGCAACAATTTGATGCGCTTGATTGCATGGCGATTAACAGTTACCGCTATGTGATGCTGCCAAGACTATTAGCGGCGTTGTTTTGTGTTCCTATGCTGACGGCCGTTTTTGACTTGGTGGGCATTGGCGGTGGCTATATCGTTGGAGTACACATTCAAGGAGAAAGTCCTGGTGCATATATTCAAGGTGTAATGGATACCATTAGCTTTAAAGATGTGCTGGTTGGTCAAATAAAGTCATTGGTATTTGGTTTGTTTATTATGTGGATACCTTTATATTACGGCTTTTATTTACACTTAAATCAAAAAAATATGGGCGCTGAAGGCGTCAGCAATGGCACCACTCAGGCGGTGGTAATGAGTGCAATTATTATGTTATTTAGTGACTATATCGTTAGCTCATTAGCGCTATAA
- a CDS encoding ABC transporter ATP-binding protein gives MVNPIITVEHLFAQYGDTHVLKDVNLEVNPGEILVVMGGSGSGKSTLLNHMLGLKTPTSGTIMIDGVNIFTAKNKQLRNLRKKMGVAFQGGALLSSLTVADNVRLPLEHNTSLDTQTIDIMVRMKLELMNMAGTGHLMPSELSGGMLKRAGLARAVIMDPKLLFFDEPSAGLDPTTAVELDELILTLRDAMNMTIVVVTHELESVFKIADRVVVLFAGEVVANGTVDEIKNSPDERIQNMINRQPNTYRDDGEVYLNRLLNKDEK, from the coding sequence ATGGTTAACCCTATCATTACTGTAGAGCATTTGTTTGCCCAATATGGCGATACCCATGTACTCAAAGACGTCAATTTAGAGGTCAACCCCGGCGAAATTCTGGTGGTGATGGGCGGATCTGGTTCTGGTAAAAGTACCTTGCTTAACCATATGCTTGGGCTTAAAACCCCTACGTCAGGCACTATCATGATTGATGGTGTGAATATTTTCACGGCTAAAAATAAGCAATTACGTAACTTACGCAAAAAAATGGGCGTGGCTTTCCAAGGCGGCGCACTACTGAGTTCATTAACGGTGGCAGATAATGTCAGGTTACCTTTAGAGCACAACACTTCATTGGATACCCAAACCATTGATATTATGGTGCGGATGAAGCTTGAATTAATGAACATGGCTGGAACAGGCCATCTAATGCCTTCGGAATTATCAGGCGGCATGCTAAAACGAGCAGGACTGGCTAGGGCCGTTATTATGGACCCTAAATTACTGTTTTTTGATGAACCTTCAGCAGGGCTTGATCCCACAACTGCAGTTGAACTTGACGAGCTTATTCTCACTTTGAGAGATGCCATGAACATGACTATCGTGGTGGTCACTCATGAGTTAGAAAGTGTGTTTAAAATTGCCGATCGCGTGGTGGTATTGTTTGCGGGTGAAGTGGTGGCGAATGGCACCGTTGATGAGATTAAAAACTCGCCAGATGAACGCATTCAAAACATGATCAACCGTCAACCGAACACTTACAGAGATGATGGTGAGGTTTATCTCAATCGTTTGTTAAATAAGGATGAAAAATAA
- a CDS encoding STAS domain-containing protein, with product MNIEIETHNNYQVVKLYGEVDLSNSRSIKLDIIKLIKSKNNIIVDFTHLQYIDSSGMASLVEAFNEARENDTEFHIVGANGSPLQVLQLTRLNTVFNLADSVSAVSNNG from the coding sequence ATGAATATTGAAATTGAGACACATAACAATTACCAAGTGGTTAAGCTTTATGGCGAGGTCGATCTGAGCAACTCTCGCAGTATCAAACTCGACATCATAAAGTTAATTAAGAGTAAAAATAACATCATTGTCGATTTCACCCACCTGCAATATATCGATAGCTCAGGGATGGCTTCACTGGTTGAGGCCTTCAATGAAGCCAGAGAAAATGACACTGAATTTCATATCGTTGGTGCCAACGGTTCACCGCTTCAAGTACTGCAACTAACCCGTTTAAACACGGTGTTTAACTTAGCTGATTCAGTAAGTGCTGTGAGTAACAATGGTTAA
- a CDS encoding ATP-binding protein, producing the protein MSNIKTFSSCTSELKNIREFVVDACRDFPFSEGKVNEIVLAVDEACANVIRHGYHMSKKGCIEIVVSSDDEHALFVIKDVCSQITDKQLIPAENNLCKPGGLGLCLIHYVAEKVRLIPHKGKGNWLELTVKFE; encoded by the coding sequence ATGTCAAACATCAAAACGTTTTCATCTTGTACGAGTGAATTAAAAAATATTCGCGAATTTGTGGTAGATGCATGCCGCGATTTTCCTTTTAGCGAAGGTAAAGTCAATGAAATCGTATTGGCCGTTGATGAGGCTTGTGCCAATGTTATTCGTCATGGTTATCACATGTCGAAAAAGGGCTGTATAGAAATCGTGGTCAGCAGTGATGATGAGCATGCGCTATTTGTGATTAAAGATGTGTGTTCGCAGATTACTGACAAGCAATTAATACCGGCAGAAAACAATTTATGTAAACCAGGTGGGTTAGGCCTTTGTCTTATTCATTATGTGGCTGAAAAAGTAAGACTTATCCCACATAAAGGCAAAGGTAATTGGTTAGAACTGACGGTTAAATTTGAGTGA
- a CDS encoding VacJ family lipoprotein, which produces MGIIGRLLVIGATLLFFSGCASTSTAGDPFEAVNRKSWDFNYQVMDKYALKPAAEGYETVPQPIRQGVTNLLSNLSEPLYAVNNLLQWKVTDSGSSVLRFVVNTTIGLVGLFDPATDMGLVKKEETFAQTFGVWGIGNGPFIMWPVYGASTARNTVGDFVDVFVYPLSILSFEQRAGKFVLEGLDSRIDFQQYEPILDGSLDPYGYVKDVYLQRDAHLVNDGKVAETESDEFDLEFDDELLDDELLNDAPADDKSDDHTDYKVTD; this is translated from the coding sequence GTGGGAATAATTGGTCGACTGTTAGTTATTGGCGCCACTTTACTATTTTTTAGTGGCTGCGCTAGCACCTCAACAGCGGGTGATCCATTCGAAGCGGTTAATCGAAAAAGCTGGGACTTTAATTACCAGGTCATGGACAAATATGCTTTAAAACCAGCAGCAGAAGGCTATGAAACAGTCCCTCAGCCGATCCGACAAGGTGTGACAAATCTGCTATCAAATCTAAGTGAACCTCTTTATGCAGTAAATAACCTCTTACAATGGAAAGTGACCGACAGCGGTAGCAGTGTTTTACGTTTTGTCGTCAACACCACAATCGGCCTTGTGGGTCTTTTTGATCCTGCTACCGATATGGGACTAGTGAAAAAAGAAGAAACATTTGCGCAAACCTTTGGTGTTTGGGGTATTGGCAATGGGCCTTTCATCATGTGGCCTGTTTATGGCGCCAGTACTGCACGTAATACCGTCGGAGATTTTGTTGATGTTTTTGTGTATCCCTTATCTATTCTGTCGTTTGAACAAAGGGCCGGAAAGTTTGTGTTGGAAGGTTTAGACAGTCGGATTGATTTTCAGCAATATGAACCCATATTAGACGGATCGTTAGATCCTTATGGCTATGTTAAAGATGTCTATTTGCAGCGAGATGCTCACTTGGTCAATGACGGTAAAGTGGCTGAGACTGAATCTGACGAATTTGATCTAGAGTTTGATGACGAACTATTAGATGATGAGCTATTAAATGACGCACCTGCAGACGACAAATCAGACGATCACACTGATTACAAGGTAACGGACTAG
- a CDS encoding DUF6500 family protein: protein MRDELRAKIIAVCDKKIAAKGDNVGLSFYAFFANKNDNPQLLMEAATWWIQTHQLDHFVKAHKIKQMIHNGL, encoded by the coding sequence ATGAGAGATGAGTTAAGAGCGAAAATTATTGCCGTGTGTGATAAAAAAATTGCGGCGAAAGGCGATAACGTAGGTTTGTCATTTTATGCATTTTTTGCCAACAAAAATGATAATCCTCAATTGCTGATGGAAGCGGCAACATGGTGGATTCAAACACACCAATTGGATCATTTTGTGAAGGCCCACAAAATTAAACAAATGATTCATAATGGCTTGTAA
- a CDS encoding phosphatase — translation MKFLVDIHAHTIASTHAYSTFHDYLCVAKAKGIKLFAITDHGPDMADAPHFWHFVNMRVLPRIVDGVGVLRGIEANIKNEHGEIDFFGDYLKELDIVLAGFHEPVFPPSTKEAHTTALINCIESGNVDIITHPGNPAYPIDIKRVAAAAAKHNVALEINNSSFLTSRKGSTCNCIEIANAVKVAGGLLVMGSDSHVAFSLGEFEKAIEVIETVGFPIERLLNRSPEALLSFLTARGHKSLDEYSVLIE, via the coding sequence ATGAAATTCCTTGTTGATATTCACGCGCATACTATAGCGTCAACTCACGCTTATAGTACCTTCCATGATTACCTTTGTGTTGCGAAAGCCAAAGGTATCAAGTTATTCGCCATTACCGATCATGGCCCAGATATGGCTGATGCGCCCCATTTTTGGCACTTTGTAAATATGAGAGTGTTACCTAGAATTGTTGACGGTGTTGGCGTGCTGCGCGGCATTGAAGCGAATATCAAAAATGAACATGGCGAGATTGATTTTTTTGGTGATTATTTAAAAGAGCTCGATATTGTGTTGGCAGGGTTCCATGAACCCGTTTTCCCACCATCGACTAAAGAGGCTCACACTACTGCACTCATCAACTGTATTGAAAGTGGTAATGTCGACATTATTACTCACCCAGGCAACCCTGCTTATCCAATCGATATTAAGCGCGTCGCCGCTGCCGCTGCCAAACATAACGTGGCGCTAGAGATAAATAACTCCTCTTTTTTGACGTCGAGAAAAGGCAGTACATGCAACTGTATTGAAATAGCTAATGCAGTAAAAGTAGCAGGTGGACTGCTCGTTATGGGTTCTGACTCGCATGTTGCTTTTAGCTTAGGCGAGTTTGAAAAAGCCATTGAGGTCATTGAAACAGTGGGGTTTCCAATTGAACGCTTACTGAACCGTAGCCCCGAAGCGTTGTTGAGCTTTCTGACGGCAAGAGGTCATAAGTCACTTGATGAATACTCTGTTTTAATTGAATAA
- a CDS encoding single-stranded DNA-binding protein: MASRGVNKVILVGNLGKDPEVRYMPNGNAVANFTIATSESWKDQQGQMQERTEWHNIVMYRRLAEIAGEYLKKGSKVYLEGKLQTSKWQDQTTGQDRYKTEINAMEMQMLDSRNSGDNAGGGQYQGQGQSSGQNAGQNMGQQQSRPAPAPQARQPQAQYNQTAPAAGNEAYQAQPNAGQQGGGYQQQSAPAQQAAPAYAPKPAAAPQGNFQPQNAPAQRPAPQPQQNFTPDLDEGWDDDIPF; this comes from the coding sequence ATGGCTAGTCGTGGTGTGAATAAAGTGATTTTGGTCGGTAACTTAGGTAAAGACCCTGAGGTTCGTTACATGCCAAACGGCAATGCTGTTGCCAACTTTACTATAGCGACAAGTGAGTCGTGGAAAGACCAACAAGGTCAAATGCAAGAACGTACCGAGTGGCACAACATTGTTATGTATCGTCGTCTTGCGGAAATTGCTGGCGAGTACTTAAAGAAAGGCTCTAAAGTTTATTTAGAAGGCAAATTGCAAACCAGTAAGTGGCAAGATCAGACTACCGGTCAAGACCGTTATAAGACTGAAATCAACGCTATGGAAATGCAAATGTTAGACAGCCGCAACTCAGGTGATAATGCCGGTGGTGGTCAGTATCAAGGGCAAGGTCAAAGCTCTGGGCAAAACGCCGGACAAAATATGGGACAACAACAGTCTCGTCCTGCACCAGCACCTCAAGCTCGTCAGCCACAAGCGCAATACAATCAAACTGCGCCTGCTGCAGGTAATGAAGCTTACCAAGCTCAGCCTAATGCTGGCCAGCAAGGTGGTGGTTACCAGCAACAATCTGCGCCAGCGCAACAAGCTGCACCTGCTTATGCACCAAAGCCAGCCGCTGCACCTCAGGGTAATTTCCAACCACAAAATGCTCCTGCACAGCGTCCAGCACCACAGCCACAACAAAACTTCACTCCAGATTTAGATGAAGGCTGGGATGACGATATTCCGTTCTAA
- a CDS encoding MFS transporter translates to MASNGLSGMEKKVAFSLASVFGLRMMGLFMIMPVFALYGQHLEGFSPLWVGIAIGAYGLTQAFLQIPMGILSDKYGRKPIILGGLVLFAIGSLIAASSDHIYGVVFGRAVQGMGAIAAAVLALAADLTRDEQRTKVMAIIGMCIGFSFALSLLVGPIVAQYMGLTGLFLLTAVLAVLGMLIVQFFVPNPISQAPKGDTVATPTKLKRMLLDPQLFRLDAGIFILHLVLTAVFVALPLDLVDAGLVKEKHWMLYFPAFVGAFFLMVPLIIIGVKRNNTKTMFQLSLMIMMVSLAAMGLYADNLWVLSGAVVLFFTGFNYLEASLPSLIAKFCPVGDKGSAMGVYSTSQFLGAFCGGMLGGGAYQLVGASGVFFVALGLMCVWLFLTLGMQKPVLLKSYTLEATVKDRSDAQDMASKLSQLIGVVEAIVVLEEKVAYLKVDDKFNLSEARAVLGSVN, encoded by the coding sequence ATGGCCAGTAATGGACTGTCGGGTATGGAGAAAAAGGTCGCATTTTCGTTAGCCAGTGTGTTTGGTTTACGAATGATGGGATTGTTTATGATTATGCCTGTCTTCGCGCTGTATGGTCAGCACCTTGAAGGCTTTTCACCGCTATGGGTGGGTATTGCCATTGGTGCTTACGGATTAACCCAGGCTTTTTTACAGATCCCAATGGGCATTTTGTCCGACAAATACGGACGTAAGCCGATTATTCTAGGTGGCTTGGTATTGTTTGCCATTGGTAGTTTAATTGCCGCATCATCGGATCACATTTACGGGGTAGTGTTTGGTCGCGCAGTCCAAGGTATGGGCGCAATAGCTGCCGCCGTGTTAGCGCTTGCCGCCGATTTAACTCGAGACGAGCAACGCACTAAAGTCATGGCGATTATCGGCATGTGTATTGGCTTTTCATTTGCCTTGTCATTATTGGTTGGGCCTATTGTGGCGCAATACATGGGCTTAACGGGGTTGTTTTTATTAACAGCAGTTCTGGCAGTATTGGGCATGTTAATTGTGCAGTTTTTTGTTCCCAATCCTATTAGCCAAGCGCCTAAAGGCGATACGGTCGCCACTCCGACAAAATTAAAGCGTATGTTGTTAGACCCGCAGTTATTTCGCCTAGATGCAGGTATTTTTATTCTGCACTTAGTGCTAACCGCGGTGTTTGTTGCATTGCCGCTCGATTTGGTGGATGCCGGTTTAGTCAAAGAAAAGCATTGGATGTTGTACTTCCCCGCTTTTGTTGGTGCATTTTTCTTAATGGTGCCGTTAATTATCATTGGGGTGAAACGCAACAACACCAAAACCATGTTCCAGTTGTCGTTAATGATCATGATGGTGTCACTTGCCGCGATGGGGCTGTATGCCGATAACCTTTGGGTGTTAAGTGGGGCTGTAGTACTATTTTTCACCGGCTTTAATTACCTTGAAGCATCATTGCCAAGTTTGATTGCTAAGTTTTGTCCTGTCGGCGATAAAGGTTCGGCTATGGGCGTGTATTCAACTAGTCAATTTTTAGGCGCATTTTGTGGCGGCATGTTAGGCGGCGGAGCTTATCAGCTCGTCGGCGCATCGGGAGTGTTTTTTGTCGCGCTAGGGCTAATGTGTGTGTGGTTATTTTTGACCCTCGGCATGCAAAAGCCTGTGTTATTGAAAAGCTATACTCTTGAAGCTACAGTAAAAGATAGAAGCGATGCACAAGATATGGCCAGTAAATTGTCACAGTTAATCGGTGTTGTAGAGGCCATTGTGGTGCTCGAAGAGAAAGTGGCTTATTTAAAGGTCGATGATAAATTCAATTTAAGCGAAGCGCGAGCTGTGTTAGGCTCTGTGAATTAG